One part of the Sorangiineae bacterium MSr11954 genome encodes these proteins:
- a CDS encoding tetraspanin family protein produces MTTAATFQEQVLRVCADIREHAHSDTSATIDLSIHDTSRLEWTAIVPLDTPDYELEVELELPASAAAPENPWTHMQSLARLEANEANLRPDDGSLDALQRHAVAVASRLAWSSAGFTRHCERIMSFADREIPSGAAHTLMLWLDAALARFDPTRRELARTNDATDATDATDATDAAGAPRARGVRGATEGSGAPGIDDALVRERALVDEYWSAQLVHMLTFAAQSLGEVRRALPPREDVESALRPVEGRVFDALAHEMRYRRENGYIDLEDGLPASLERYMARSSLLKKHFQEALFLEPDGYRVHDRLHTWVSSLVAIVAGMWAFVWQLVLLRDHSATASRVSWGLLVVSIFAGCIYATRERIKEVGRAWIEGRVHRFYAHRVARYRAPARMLPGRDVLVSARESFDRTDIARPDAADEGADVALVAQRHTALRFVHRGKLRSVDAARKLGATAVRELFRYDLSPLFQQLHDEVKPVALLDTKRRAVRLAGAPRLYRLPVRVTLTLGSRRRARVRELTAVVVVGKKGLVRVERPSGGTIF; encoded by the coding sequence ATGACGACCGCCGCCACATTTCAAGAGCAGGTCCTTCGCGTGTGCGCCGACATTCGGGAGCACGCGCACTCGGATACGAGCGCGACGATTGACCTTTCCATCCACGATACGTCCCGTCTGGAGTGGACGGCCATCGTTCCGCTCGACACCCCCGATTACGAGCTCGAGGTCGAGCTCGAGCTGCCCGCGAGCGCGGCCGCCCCCGAGAACCCTTGGACGCACATGCAGTCGCTGGCGCGCCTGGAGGCGAACGAAGCCAATTTGCGCCCCGACGATGGCTCCCTCGACGCGCTCCAGCGCCATGCGGTCGCCGTCGCGTCGCGCCTCGCGTGGTCCAGCGCGGGCTTCACGCGGCACTGCGAGCGCATCATGTCGTTCGCCGATCGGGAGATCCCATCCGGCGCCGCCCACACGCTGATGCTCTGGCTCGACGCAGCCCTCGCCCGCTTCGATCCAACCCGGCGGGAGCTCGCGCGCACGAACGATGCGACCGACGCGACCGACGCGACCGACGCGACCGACGCGGCCGGCGCACCGCGCGCGCGAGGCGTGCGCGGTGCCACCGAGGGATCCGGCGCGCCCGGGATCGACGACGCGCTGGTGCGCGAGCGGGCGCTGGTGGACGAATATTGGAGCGCGCAGCTGGTGCACATGCTGACCTTCGCCGCCCAGTCGCTGGGCGAGGTGCGCCGCGCGCTGCCCCCGCGCGAGGACGTGGAGTCGGCGCTGCGTCCGGTGGAGGGACGCGTGTTCGACGCGCTCGCCCACGAGATGCGCTACCGGCGCGAGAACGGCTACATCGATCTCGAGGACGGCTTGCCCGCGTCCTTGGAGCGCTACATGGCGCGCTCGAGCCTCCTCAAGAAGCACTTTCAAGAGGCGCTCTTTCTCGAGCCCGACGGCTACCGGGTGCACGATCGCCTGCACACGTGGGTCTCGTCGCTGGTGGCCATCGTGGCGGGGATGTGGGCCTTCGTCTGGCAGCTCGTCCTCTTGCGCGATCACTCCGCCACCGCGTCGCGCGTGAGCTGGGGGTTGCTCGTCGTTTCGATCTTTGCAGGATGCATCTATGCCACGCGCGAGCGCATCAAGGAGGTCGGCCGCGCCTGGATCGAGGGCCGGGTGCATCGGTTCTACGCGCATCGGGTGGCGCGCTATCGGGCGCCCGCGCGCATGCTGCCGGGTCGCGACGTCCTGGTGAGCGCGCGCGAGTCGTTCGATCGAACCGACATCGCGCGCCCGGACGCGGCGGACGAAGGCGCCGATGTGGCGCTGGTCGCGCAGCGGCACACGGCGCTGCGCTTCGTGCACCGCGGAAAATTGCGCTCGGTCGATGCGGCGCGAAAGCTCGGCGCGACCGCCGTGCGCGAGCTCTTTCGCTACGATCTCTCGCCGCTCTTTCAGCAGCTGCACGACGAGGTCAAGCCGGTGGCGCTGCTCGACACGAAGCGGCGCGCCGTGCGCCTGGCCGGCGCCCCGCGTCTCTACCGTCTGCCGGTGCGGGTCACGCTCACCTTGGGATCGCGCCGCCGGGCACGGGTGCGCGAGCTCACGGCCGTGGTCGTCGTCGGCAAGAAGGGGCTGGTGCGCGTCGAGCGCCCATCGGGCGGGACGATTTTTTGA
- a CDS encoding sigma-54 dependent transcriptional regulator, with amino-acid sequence METASWSVLVVDDDPGVRQSLRLCLEADGARVLGVGSAKAAVEALDRARFDVVLLDLWLGSDSGIEAIPDLLRRQPDAAIIVITAFATFETAVEAMKRGASDYLPKPFTPAQVRHAVGRALESVRLKRKLAEAQVRLEQAGADDDCFETESPAFWSVMKLLARAAKSTVPVLLRGESGTGKNVLARWVWMRSPRAEGPFIAVNCPALSVELMNSTLFGHRKGAFTGAISDARGKVQEAEGGTLFLDEVGDLSADAQVRLLRFLNDQTYERVGESKERHADVRIVAATNRALEDDVRAGRFREDLLFRLNVVTLTLPPVRERREDVPGLVKYYLERAKLRQHRPELAISEASERAIAAHPWPGNLRELRNAVERAVILSPGPRIEPEDLGIPEAADPNEPGARGGGGAGEVALGADVSLEALEREHIARVIARAPTLEASAKILGIDSTTLQRKRKRYGLT; translated from the coding sequence ATGGAGACCGCATCCTGGTCCGTGTTGGTGGTCGACGACGATCCCGGCGTTCGTCAGTCGCTCCGTCTTTGCCTCGAGGCGGATGGCGCGCGTGTGCTCGGCGTGGGCAGCGCGAAGGCGGCGGTCGAGGCGCTGGATCGCGCGCGCTTCGACGTGGTGCTGCTCGACTTGTGGCTCGGCTCCGACTCCGGCATCGAGGCCATCCCCGATCTCCTTCGGCGGCAGCCCGACGCGGCCATCATCGTCATCACGGCCTTCGCCACCTTCGAGACGGCGGTGGAGGCGATGAAGCGCGGCGCGTCGGATTATCTTCCAAAGCCATTTACGCCGGCCCAGGTGCGGCACGCGGTGGGGCGCGCGCTGGAGTCGGTGCGGCTCAAACGCAAGCTCGCCGAGGCGCAGGTGCGGCTCGAGCAAGCGGGCGCCGACGACGATTGCTTCGAGACGGAGAGCCCCGCGTTCTGGAGCGTGATGAAGCTTTTGGCCCGCGCGGCCAAGAGCACCGTTCCGGTTCTCTTGCGCGGCGAGAGCGGTACGGGCAAGAACGTGCTCGCGCGCTGGGTGTGGATGCGCAGCCCGCGGGCCGAGGGCCCGTTCATCGCCGTCAATTGCCCCGCGCTGTCGGTGGAGCTGATGAACAGCACCTTGTTCGGCCATCGCAAGGGCGCGTTCACCGGCGCCATCTCCGATGCGCGCGGCAAGGTGCAAGAGGCCGAAGGTGGAACGCTCTTCCTCGACGAGGTCGGCGATCTCTCGGCCGATGCCCAGGTGCGCCTCCTGCGCTTCTTGAACGATCAGACGTACGAGCGCGTCGGCGAAAGCAAAGAGCGGCACGCCGACGTTCGCATCGTGGCAGCCACCAACCGCGCCCTGGAGGACGACGTTCGTGCCGGGCGGTTTCGCGAGGACCTGCTCTTTCGCCTCAATGTCGTGACCCTTACCCTGCCGCCCGTGCGCGAGCGCCGCGAGGACGTGCCCGGCCTCGTGAAATACTACCTCGAGCGCGCCAAGCTGCGGCAGCACCGCCCCGAGCTCGCGATCTCCGAGGCCTCGGAGCGCGCCATCGCCGCCCACCCCTGGCCCGGCAACCTGCGCGAGCTTCGAAACGCGGTGGAGCGCGCGGTGATCCTCTCGCCAGGTCCGCGCATCGAGCCGGAGGATCTCGGCATCCCCGAGGCCGCCGATCCGAACGAGCCGGGCGCGCGCGGCGGCGGCGGGGCAGGGGAGGTGGCGCTGGGCGCCGACGTCAGCCTCGAGGCGCTGGAGCGCGAGCACATCGCCCGCGTGATCGCGCGCGCGCCGACCTTGGAGGCGTCGGCCAAGATCCTCGGCATCGACAGCACCACCTTGCAGAGGAAGCGAAAGCGCTACGGCCTGACATGA
- a CDS encoding GntR family transcriptional regulator, with amino-acid sequence METLAAIGPIARSSVVDAVADRLQDEILSGRLAAGSRLPSEREFALALGVNRLTLRAALARLEALGFIVTRHGAGTVVASWRERAGLEALATLIGSNWSKEGFVKGRAGRELLTAMLEVRRIVASEAIGLAAKRHTAADLEALEQRAREQEGRVVDRVAFARGDIAFERAVLRATRNIGLELLLNTFARFPDEQPGLVAELYDRPEDTLAFYPLIIGLIRAGDPVAARDTLKQLLEAADVAWQARHGEAGPKSGASKRSATTEDDSYSGAGGARSASKSSGASGRRGDPTAGARGRA; translated from the coding sequence TTGGAAACGTTGGCCGCCATCGGTCCCATCGCGCGCTCGAGCGTCGTGGACGCGGTCGCCGATCGGCTGCAGGACGAGATCTTGTCGGGCCGTTTGGCCGCGGGATCGCGCTTGCCGTCGGAGCGCGAGTTCGCGCTGGCGCTCGGGGTCAACCGCCTCACCTTGCGGGCCGCCCTGGCGCGGCTGGAGGCGCTGGGCTTCATCGTCACCCGCCATGGCGCCGGTACCGTGGTCGCCTCGTGGCGGGAGCGCGCGGGGCTGGAGGCGCTGGCCACCCTCATCGGCTCCAACTGGTCCAAAGAAGGTTTCGTGAAGGGACGCGCGGGGCGGGAGCTGCTCACCGCCATGCTCGAGGTGCGGCGAATCGTGGCCTCGGAGGCCATTGGCCTGGCGGCCAAGCGCCATACGGCGGCCGATCTGGAGGCGCTCGAGCAGCGCGCCCGCGAGCAAGAGGGCCGCGTGGTGGACCGCGTTGCCTTCGCGCGCGGTGACATTGCGTTCGAGCGCGCCGTGCTCCGCGCCACCCGCAACATCGGGCTGGAGCTCTTGCTCAACACCTTCGCGCGCTTCCCCGACGAACAGCCGGGCCTCGTGGCGGAGCTCTACGATCGGCCCGAGGATACGCTGGCGTTCTACCCCCTGATCATCGGACTCATCCGCGCCGGCGATCCCGTGGCCGCGCGGGACACCTTGAAGCAGCTGCTGGAGGCGGCGGACGTCGCGTGGCAAGCGCGGCACGGCGAAGCGGGGCCCAAGTCGGGGGCCAGTAAGCGCTCGGCGACCACAGAAGACGACTCGTACTCCGGTGCCGGCGGGGCGAGGTCTGCATCCAAGTCGTCAGGGGCGTCTGGTCGGCGTGGCGATCCCACCGCCGGCGCGAGGGGGAGAGCATGA
- a CDS encoding GMC family oxidoreductase, translated as MSSPSLDPIRFPDDDLPEGAVVDGERLTRDVKDVFDFIVVGSGAAGAVAAHTLVSAGHSVAIVEEGPWVKTREFGEDVHGALRRMLRDSAMQAIEGRSFLPLLQGRCVGGSTVINSAIAWRTPEDVLDDWAARFGLGKTLTMRELEPHFATLERDLHVQAVELDVLGNNNGLFLQHARTRNYQAGRMHRYDNGCRGSARCFNGCPTAAKRGMSVTYVPAALKRGARIFTSCRVDEVLCRFGRAVGIQGRSTSSDPWRATNRRITLTARKGVVLAASTVQTPVILQRSGVRAMALGEHFQIHPGLGLAGRFDTPIRMEFGATQGAESIHFRRSHRFKLETIALPPELVAARLPGAGAELTNRLADYGNIAIWAAQVRSQAQGTVRPAWGGGARVRLTLTDADMVATRTACTTIAELLFDAGAREIWPGIHGVPSVLTSRADIKLIAEGPLDPRAYSFIATHLFGAARMGPDPRSSAVGLNFAVHGTERLYVVDSSLFPTNLGVNPQHSIMAIARLAASRIAERASAGMAA; from the coding sequence ATGAGCAGTCCGTCGCTTGATCCGATTCGCTTCCCCGACGACGATCTGCCGGAGGGCGCGGTGGTCGATGGAGAGCGCCTCACGCGCGACGTCAAAGACGTCTTCGACTTCATCGTGGTCGGCTCGGGCGCGGCCGGCGCGGTGGCGGCGCACACCTTGGTGTCGGCCGGGCACTCGGTGGCCATCGTGGAGGAGGGCCCGTGGGTCAAGACGCGTGAGTTCGGCGAGGACGTGCACGGCGCCCTCCGCCGCATGCTTCGCGACAGCGCCATGCAGGCCATCGAGGGGCGCAGCTTCTTGCCGCTCTTGCAGGGCCGGTGCGTGGGCGGGAGCACGGTCATCAACTCGGCCATCGCCTGGCGCACGCCCGAGGACGTGCTCGACGACTGGGCCGCCCGCTTCGGTCTCGGCAAGACATTGACCATGCGCGAGCTCGAGCCGCACTTCGCGACCCTCGAGCGCGATCTGCACGTGCAAGCCGTGGAGCTCGACGTGCTGGGGAACAACAACGGACTTTTCCTCCAGCACGCGCGCACCCGCAACTACCAAGCGGGCCGGATGCACCGCTACGACAACGGCTGCCGCGGCAGCGCGCGCTGTTTCAACGGCTGCCCCACCGCGGCCAAGCGCGGGATGAGCGTGACCTACGTGCCCGCCGCCTTGAAGCGCGGCGCCCGCATCTTCACGTCCTGCCGGGTCGACGAGGTCCTCTGCCGCTTCGGCCGCGCGGTGGGCATCCAGGGCCGCAGCACCAGCTCCGATCCATGGAGGGCCACCAACCGCCGCATCACGCTCACGGCGCGCAAGGGGGTGGTGCTCGCCGCCAGCACCGTGCAGACGCCGGTGATCCTGCAGCGGAGCGGGGTACGCGCCATGGCGCTGGGCGAACATTTCCAGATCCACCCGGGCCTGGGGCTCGCGGGGAGGTTCGACACGCCGATTCGGATGGAGTTCGGCGCCACGCAAGGGGCCGAGAGCATCCATTTTCGACGCTCGCATCGGTTCAAGCTCGAGACCATCGCGCTGCCGCCCGAGCTGGTGGCCGCGCGCCTGCCCGGCGCCGGGGCGGAGCTCACGAACCGGCTGGCCGACTACGGGAACATCGCCATCTGGGCGGCGCAAGTGCGCTCGCAAGCGCAAGGAACCGTGCGCCCCGCGTGGGGCGGCGGCGCCCGCGTTCGTCTCACCCTGACCGACGCGGACATGGTCGCGACGCGCACGGCGTGCACCACCATCGCCGAGCTGCTCTTCGACGCGGGGGCGCGCGAGATCTGGCCCGGCATCCACGGCGTTCCGTCGGTGCTGACGTCGCGCGCCGACATCAAGCTGATCGCCGAAGGCCCCCTCGATCCGCGGGCCTACTCGTTCATCGCGACCCACCTCTTCGGCGCCGCCCGCATGGGCCCCGATCCGCGCTCCAGCGCCGTGGGCTTGAACTTCGCCGTGCACGGCACCGAGCGCCTTTACGTGGTCGACTCGAGCCTCTTTCCGACGAACCTCGGGGTCAACCCGCAGCACTCGATCATGGCGATTGCCCGCCTCGCAGCGAGCCGGATCGCCGAGCGGGCCTCGGCCGGAATGGCGGCGTAG
- a CDS encoding carboxypeptidase-like regulatory domain-containing protein gives MKVLGGDRGRVALAAFAWLLALLGAAPACRDRRDPESGAVPPAAGPVNALAVPSETILAAVNPQGLGAYQGPVGVIEGTIAVRGDLPPVATEGDYRACPQAKELDAPLFREGAPLAHRPGARALADAVVAVTGYDGFYVPERAESKRIVFEKGCAFSSRAVTLTFGQRLEIANASHIVLAPAFDQAPNPALMVAAPAGRGDPVHLYPPRPGYFTLRDRMGSDFVKLDVYVLLQPLHTVSAADGSYRIEGVPAGVRTIHARLAAIGETETTVDVRPGIVHTVDLTLAYHREPHTPRR, from the coding sequence GTGAAGGTGCTCGGTGGGGATCGCGGGCGGGTCGCGCTTGCGGCGTTCGCGTGGCTCCTTGCGCTGCTCGGCGCGGCGCCGGCGTGCCGCGATCGGCGCGATCCGGAGAGCGGCGCGGTGCCTCCTGCGGCGGGTCCCGTCAACGCGCTGGCGGTGCCGAGCGAAACGATCCTGGCGGCGGTGAATCCGCAGGGCCTCGGCGCGTACCAGGGCCCCGTCGGTGTCATCGAGGGGACGATCGCCGTGCGCGGCGACCTGCCGCCCGTGGCCACCGAGGGCGACTACCGTGCGTGCCCGCAGGCCAAGGAGCTCGATGCGCCCCTCTTTCGCGAGGGGGCGCCGCTCGCGCATCGGCCGGGGGCGCGGGCGCTCGCCGACGCGGTGGTGGCCGTCACCGGCTACGACGGGTTCTATGTGCCCGAGCGCGCGGAATCGAAGCGCATCGTCTTCGAAAAAGGGTGCGCCTTTTCATCCCGCGCCGTGACCCTCACCTTCGGACAGCGCCTCGAGATCGCCAATGCATCGCACATCGTTCTGGCCCCCGCCTTCGACCAAGCGCCCAACCCCGCGCTGATGGTCGCGGCGCCCGCGGGGCGCGGGGATCCCGTCCACCTCTACCCTCCCCGCCCCGGCTACTTCACGTTGCGCGATCGCATGGGGAGCGACTTCGTCAAGCTCGACGTCTACGTGCTGCTGCAGCCGCTCCACACGGTGAGCGCCGCCGACGGCTCGTACCGCATCGAGGGCGTCCCCGCCGGGGTTCGCACCATCCACGCGCGCCTCGCAGCCATCGGCGAGACCGAAACGACCGTGGACGTGCGCCCTGGCATCGTCCACACCGTGGACCTAACCCTCGCGTACCACCGCGAGCCGCACACGCCGCGCCGCTGA